The genomic segment GGGTTCCCGAGTGCGACGCTGAACACCATGGGTTCGACCGCTGGAATGATCGGGCGCGGCTACGGCCACACCGAAGCAGATACGGTCGACAAGGTCACGCTGCGCGGCCTGCAGGGTGGCGCGGCATCGGCAGCGCGTGTTGCCGCCTATCTCGCCACTGTCGAGCCGTTCCCGGTCGAGCGACGCGGCACGGACGCCGTCATCGCCGAGCTGGAGAAGGCCGGTCAGGGATACCACGCGCACCACTGGAGCATCGCCAACCGCGTCAAGTAGATCCCGTCGCGCCCCGGCCTTCGTGGTCGGGGCGCTCCCTGATTCGCTTGCGCCCGAGCGATAGAACGAAGCGTGACAGATGGCTGACTACGGGCACGATCTGCAATTCGGCTATTTCCTGATCCCCGATAACAGCGACCCGGCAGCTTTGCTCGACCTGGGTGGTCGGCTGGACGAGCTGGGCTACGATCTGATCGGCATTCAGGATCACCCGTACCAGCGGCGCTACTTCGACACGATGGCGCTGATCGCGATGCTACTGGCGCAGACCGAGCGCGTGCGCATCTTCCCCGATGTCGCCAACCTGCCGTTGCGCTTGCCGACGATGCTGGCGAAGGAGGCTGCGACGCTCGACCAGCTCAGCGGCGGTCGCTTCGAGCTGGGCCTCGGCGCTGGCGCGTTCTGGGATGCGATCGCTGCGATGGGTGGGCCGGTTCGCACGCCCGGCGAGGCGATCGGGGCGCTCGAAGAGGCGATCGCGATTGTCCGCGCGATGTGGTCTGGCGGACGCGGCCTGCGTCACGATGGCGAGATCTACCGCGTCATCGGCGCGCAACCCGGCCCGGCTCCCGCCCACGACATGAGCATCTGGCTCGGCGTGCTTGGGCCGCGTGCGTTGCGGCTGACTGGCCGCGCCGCGGATGGCTGGGTGCCGTCGATGTCGTATCTGTCGCCCATCGAGAGCCTCGACCGGCAAGCCATCATCGACGATGCCGCGCGCGCAGCCGGTCGCGCACCGGCGGCTGTCCGGCGCATCTACAACATCAACGGCAGCTTCGCTGATTCCGCGTCTGCGCCATTCAGCGGTGGCGACCGCGAAGTCATCGGAACAGTCGAGCATTGGGTCTCGGCGTTGACGACGCTGGCGACCGAGTATGGCTTTGGCAGCTTCATCCTCTGGACTGACCCGACGCCGGAAAATCTGCGGCTGTTCATTGACGAGGTCGCGCCTGCTGTACGCGAACGAGTCGCCGCGGTCCGCGCCGGGCGCTAGTGGTCCGGTGGTGGCAGGATGTCGACGCCGTAGGCTGCGGCGGTTCGGATGAAGTGGGCGATATCGGGTGGCCCGTCCGGCATTGGCGGCAGCGTCAGGGATGGCGCCGGCTCACTGAGCGCGCGGAAGAAGCCCTCGAAGCCGGCCGGCGTGCACATGTTCAGCACTCGCACATGCTCCGACTCCAGCGTGAACCGATGCGGCACTCCGCGTGGCAGGACAACAAGCGTCCCTGCCGGCGCGTCGACGTTCGCATCACCGATGACGAAGTTCATCCGCCCTTCAAGCACGTAGAACGATTCGTCTTCACGCTGGTGGACGTGCATCGGCGGCTCGGCGCTGAGCCCCTTCTGCCCGACCTCCTCAACGATGGTGAACGCCCCGCCTGTTTCATCGCCGGTGGCCAGGAATGTCAGCAGATAGCCCGAGTACCAGACAGTGCGGGAGAGATCGTTGCGGTTCGTCCGAACGAAGTTTGCGTTGAATAGCGCCGCCACAGCTCACCTCTTGTTCCATCAG from the Thermomicrobiales bacterium genome contains:
- a CDS encoding LLM class flavin-dependent oxidoreductase, whose translation is MADYGHDLQFGYFLIPDNSDPAALLDLGGRLDELGYDLIGIQDHPYQRRYFDTMALIAMLLAQTERVRIFPDVANLPLRLPTMLAKEAATLDQLSGGRFELGLGAGAFWDAIAAMGGPVRTPGEAIGALEEAIAIVRAMWSGGRGLRHDGEIYRVIGAQPGPAPAHDMSIWLGVLGPRALRLTGRAADGWVPSMSYLSPIESLDRQAIIDDAARAAGRAPAAVRRIYNINGSFADSASAPFSGGDREVIGTVEHWVSALTTLATEYGFGSFILWTDPTPENLRLFIDEVAPAVRERVAAVRAGR
- a CDS encoding quercetin 2,3-dioxygenase, which codes for MAALFNANFVRTNRNDLSRTVWYSGYLLTFLATGDETGGAFTIVEEVGQKGLSAEPPMHVHQREDESFYVLEGRMNFVIGDANVDAPAGTLVVLPRGVPHRFTLESEHVRVLNMCTPAGFEGFFRALSEPAPSLTLPPMPDGPPDIAHFIRTAAAYGVDILPPPDH